One window of Acidobacteriota bacterium genomic DNA carries:
- a CDS encoding ATP-binding cassette domain-containing protein → MAVRSASGSGKTTFLNLIAGILQADKGTIVLAGQTMTSLSESGRDRVRAKTIGYVFQNFNLLQGYTAIENVMLGMLFGSGVDRARCAAAAGTRGPLASCQLPSSQLSIGQQREWPWRVALANRPKPCWPMNPPAAWTSATRAKRSN, encoded by the coding sequence GTGGCCGTCCGCAGCGCCAGTGGTTCCGGCAAAACCACATTCCTGAATCTCATCGCCGGCATTCTCCAAGCCGACAAGGGCACCATCGTGCTCGCCGGGCAGACGATGACGTCGTTGTCTGAGAGTGGCCGCGATCGAGTGCGTGCGAAAACGATCGGGTACGTCTTTCAGAACTTCAACCTCCTCCAGGGCTACACCGCGATTGAAAACGTGATGCTCGGGATGTTGTTTGGGTCCGGTGTTGACCGCGCACGCTGCGCAGCAGCTGCTGGAACGCGTGGGCCTCTCGCATCGTGTCAACTACCGTCCTCGCAGTTGTCGATTGGCCAGCAGCGCGAGTGGCCGTGGCGCGTCGCCCTGGCGAATCGTCCCAAGCCGTGCTGGCCGATGAACCCACCGGCAGCCTGGACCAGCGCCACGCGGGCGAAGCGCTCGAACTGA
- a CDS encoding serine/threonine-protein kinase, giving the protein MAIKVSNAEFTERFTQEARAIASLNHTNICHLYDVGPNYLVMELVEGETLKGPLAFDDALPIVLQLIDGIEAAHEKNIIHRDLKPANIKITPDGVVKILDFGLAKALDVTSSSDTNPENSPTLTAGATVVGAILGTAAYMSPEQARGKTADRRSDIWSFGVILHEILTGTRPFQGESIVEILGSVLNKDPDLSKAPARAQRLLRWCLERDRKLRLQAIGDARRLLTEAAPLDAVASAAGTSGGLLKWAPWITAAAALGVAAFLFLRPAPGNDGDVTRFTVTPPPGHTLPSSFDSGTMAISPDGRAIVFVAQSGSGTTAQTALWVRAIDSFAWRKLDNTEGARQPFWSPDSRHIAYFASVDNGRRLMRIPASGGAPIVICPIPDSSGGGTWFQPAGDPEGVILFGTPALGGAINRVSASGNGLPEAVTRSEKGERHTFPQVLPDGLRFLFLEDGGDRPATYVQKFGEIEHRTLLAEGPNLATFAPDHLLIQRDDVLLAQPWDWDQLKSKGEPIPVADGMPNARRAFSVSAAALAYRTDIAGAVHQYRWFRRDGTPEGAALTLPEGQWGDVDLSPDNRRAVVARTTGVDAGDLYLVEFPSGVVSRLTSDGRLKSRLAWSPDSRRIVFATRGSREIHQIVVGSGKPTLVHTAAEPVGHLAWLKDGILISGRAKLMLLPTPEENVTTPVTAQPRVLTDQRGGPHRVSPDGKWVAYVTQVEGVWELWVAAFPSFTDQRKITSDAVGPRWRGDSRELIFVRGDRGLMSVDVKPGSSFEFTSPKPLLNPDDAQINGPSNYAVTSDGRRFLMRVSAPAPAAGEQIYVVLNWPKLLVK; this is encoded by the coding sequence GTGGCGATCAAGGTGTCCAACGCAGAGTTCACGGAGCGCTTCACCCAGGAGGCGCGGGCGATCGCATCGCTCAACCACACCAACATCTGTCACCTCTATGACGTGGGCCCGAACTACCTGGTCATGGAGCTCGTGGAAGGCGAGACGCTCAAAGGCCCGCTCGCCTTCGACGATGCGCTGCCGATCGTGCTGCAGCTGATCGACGGCATCGAGGCCGCGCACGAGAAGAACATCATCCATCGGGATCTGAAGCCCGCCAACATCAAGATCACGCCCGATGGCGTGGTGAAGATCCTCGACTTCGGTTTGGCGAAGGCTCTGGATGTGACGTCCTCGAGCGACACCAATCCGGAGAACTCGCCCACGCTGACAGCCGGCGCAACGGTCGTCGGCGCGATTCTGGGCACCGCGGCCTACATGTCTCCGGAGCAGGCGCGGGGCAAGACCGCCGATAGGCGCTCCGACATCTGGTCGTTCGGTGTGATTCTTCACGAGATCCTCACCGGCACACGACCTTTCCAGGGCGAGTCCATCGTCGAGATTCTCGGCAGCGTCCTGAACAAGGACCCTGATCTGTCGAAGGCTCCGGCGCGGGCGCAGCGCTTGCTGCGATGGTGCCTCGAACGGGATCGCAAGCTTCGATTGCAGGCGATTGGCGATGCGCGACGGTTGCTGACGGAAGCTGCGCCGTTGGACGCCGTGGCGTCCGCGGCAGGAACGTCAGGTGGTCTGCTGAAATGGGCGCCCTGGATCACCGCGGCCGCCGCGCTTGGGGTCGCGGCGTTCCTGTTCCTGCGTCCGGCGCCCGGGAACGACGGTGATGTGACGAGGTTTACCGTCACACCTCCGCCGGGTCATACATTGCCGAGTTCGTTTGACTCCGGAACGATGGCGATCTCTCCCGACGGGCGTGCGATCGTGTTCGTCGCCCAGAGCGGCTCAGGCACGACGGCGCAGACCGCGTTGTGGGTACGTGCCATCGATTCGTTCGCCTGGCGGAAACTGGACAACACTGAAGGTGCCAGACAACCCTTCTGGTCGCCGGACTCCAGGCACATTGCCTACTTCGCCTCGGTCGATAACGGCCGCAGACTCATGCGGATTCCCGCGAGTGGCGGTGCCCCAATTGTTATCTGTCCGATCCCTGACTCATCGGGAGGCGGGACATGGTTTCAGCCGGCAGGTGATCCCGAAGGCGTCATCCTGTTTGGCACGCCAGCGTTGGGCGGTGCCATCAATCGCGTATCGGCGAGTGGAAACGGCTTGCCAGAGGCGGTCACGCGGAGCGAGAAGGGCGAACGACACACGTTTCCACAGGTCCTTCCCGACGGCCTGCGGTTCCTGTTCCTGGAAGATGGCGGCGACCGGCCCGCAACGTATGTCCAGAAGTTCGGCGAAATCGAGCACCGGACCCTGCTGGCAGAGGGACCGAACCTGGCCACGTTCGCGCCGGACCATCTTCTGATACAGCGTGACGACGTACTGCTCGCGCAGCCGTGGGATTGGGACCAGTTGAAATCGAAAGGGGAGCCGATCCCTGTCGCCGATGGCATGCCCAACGCGCGTCGCGCGTTTTCCGTGTCCGCTGCCGCATTGGCGTATCGCACGGACATCGCGGGTGCTGTTCATCAGTACCGCTGGTTCAGACGCGACGGGACTCCCGAGGGCGCAGCCCTCACGCTGCCCGAGGGCCAGTGGGGCGACGTCGATCTCTCTCCGGACAATCGGCGCGCGGTGGTCGCGCGAACGACGGGTGTCGACGCCGGCGATCTCTACCTCGTGGAATTCCCGTCCGGTGTCGTGTCTCGGCTGACCTCGGACGGCCGGTTGAAGTCTCGACTGGCCTGGTCTCCCGATTCGCGACGGATCGTTTTTGCGACTAGAGGCTCACGCGAGATCCACCAGATAGTGGTCGGCTCCGGCAAACCAACGCTGGTCCATACCGCTGCCGAGCCCGTGGGACACCTGGCGTGGCTCAAGGACGGCATCCTGATTAGTGGTCGCGCCAAGCTGATGCTGCTCCCCACGCCCGAAGAGAACGTGACCACGCCCGTGACGGCGCAGCCGCGCGTGTTGACCGACCAGCGGGGCGGGCCACATCGGGTCTCTCCAGACGGCAAGTGGGTGGCCTACGTCACGCAGGTCGAAGGCGTGTGGGAACTGTGGGTCGCCGCCTTTCCATCGTTCACCGACCAACGCAAGATCACGAGCGACGCCGTCGGGCCGCGCTGGCGTGGCGACAGCAGGGAACTGATCTTTGTGCGTGGAGACCGCGGCCTGATGTCCGTTGACGTCAAACCCGGCTCGTCTTTCGAATTCACTTCTCCCAAGCCCCTGTTGAACCCAGACGACGCGCAGATCAACGGCCCTTCGAACTACGCCGTGACGAGCGACGGCCGGCGCTTCCTGATGCGGGTGAGCGCACCGGCCCCTGCCGCGGGTGAGCAGATCTACGTGGTGCTCAACTGGCCGAAGTTGCTCGTGAAGTAA